A single genomic interval of Streptomyces showdoensis harbors:
- a CDS encoding RICIN domain-containing protein, with the protein MAATPAAAMNVQRVTNGSSGLCLEIYQQSKNNGAVASQWPCSDQLHQTWYFDQQYPDNRWRLINKNSGKCLEVVGWGTNDGAAVGQWDCTGGANQVWYAIDYPGDGTGAMALVNVHSGKCLEIGGWSSTWGARANQWSCHKGANQLWGGVPRW; encoded by the coding sequence ATGGCGGCCACGCCGGCGGCGGCGATGAACGTCCAGCGAGTGACCAACGGCTCCAGCGGCCTGTGCCTGGAGATCTACCAGCAGTCGAAGAACAACGGCGCGGTCGCCAGCCAGTGGCCCTGCAGCGACCAGCTCCACCAGACCTGGTACTTCGACCAGCAGTACCCCGACAACCGCTGGCGGCTGATCAACAAGAACTCGGGCAAGTGCCTGGAGGTCGTCGGCTGGGGCACGAACGACGGCGCCGCCGTCGGACAGTGGGACTGCACCGGCGGTGCCAACCAGGTCTGGTACGCGATCGACTACCCCGGCGACGGCACCGGGGCCATGGCCCTCGTCAACGTCCACAGCGGCAAGTGCCTGGAGATCGGCGGCTGGAGCTCGACCTGGGGCGCGCGGGCGAACCAGTGGAGCTGCCACAAGGGCGCCAACCAGCTGTGGGGCGGCGTCCCGCGCTGGTAG
- a CDS encoding HelD family protein: MSVTSATDPLDDPLARERAHLAASRAALRAMREDVESLDIKDVTANWVNAVILTRQIEDRIKALADLADTPLFFGRLDYLHTTQEGQRFYIGRRHVHDAAGDPMVIDWRAPVSQPYYQASKKNPQDVGLRRRFGYTGGELTAYEDEHLSDPAELEHTSRLLQAEIERPRVGPMRDIVATIQPEQDEIVRSDLSGTVCVQGGPGTGKTAVGLHRVAYLLYAHRERLARTGTLVIGPNRSFLHYIEQVLPALGELEVQQATVDDLVAHVEVRGTDEAATAVVKGDARMAEVLRRAVRSHVALPTEPLMVVRGSRRWRVPAYELEEMVRELLDRDIRYGAAREALPQRIAHAVLVRMEEAGEAPDDRVQNAVARNAAVKAVVKECWPAVDPAKLVLRLLSDPEFLAAHAEGVLSEDEQKLLLWAKPARSVKSAKWSAADAVLVDETKDLVERTHSLGHVVLDEAQDLSPMQYRAVGRRCTTGSATVLGDLAQGTTPWATESWAQALEHLGKPEAHVEELTAGFRVPREVIAYASRLLPHMSPGLAPVESVRENPGSLELRRVAGPEELDAAVIAACVASLAHEGSIGLIAADARIAPLAGALEAAGLAHLSPGEETTADSRLTLVPASLAKGLEYDYVVLDEPAAVVDGEPDERTGLRRLYVALTRAVSGLTVVHAADMPGQLG; the protein is encoded by the coding sequence GTGTCCGTAACGTCCGCCACCGACCCCCTCGACGACCCGCTCGCCCGCGAGCGCGCCCACCTCGCCGCCTCCCGCGCCGCCCTGCGCGCGATGCGCGAGGACGTCGAGTCGCTCGACATCAAGGACGTCACCGCGAACTGGGTCAACGCCGTCATCCTGACCCGGCAGATCGAGGACCGGATCAAGGCCCTCGCCGACCTCGCCGACACCCCGCTCTTCTTCGGCCGCCTCGACTACCTGCACACCACGCAGGAGGGGCAGCGCTTCTACATCGGCCGCCGCCACGTCCACGACGCCGCCGGCGACCCGATGGTGATCGACTGGCGCGCGCCGGTCTCCCAGCCGTACTACCAGGCCTCCAAGAAGAACCCGCAGGACGTCGGGCTGCGCCGGCGCTTCGGGTACACGGGCGGCGAGCTCACCGCGTACGAGGACGAGCACCTGTCCGACCCGGCCGAGCTGGAGCACACCAGCCGCCTGCTCCAGGCGGAGATCGAGCGCCCGCGCGTCGGCCCGATGCGGGACATCGTCGCGACCATCCAGCCCGAGCAGGACGAGATCGTCCGCTCCGACCTGTCCGGCACGGTCTGCGTGCAGGGCGGCCCCGGCACCGGAAAGACCGCCGTCGGCCTGCACCGCGTCGCCTACCTGCTGTACGCCCACCGGGAGCGGCTCGCCCGCACCGGCACCCTGGTCATCGGGCCGAACCGGTCCTTCCTCCACTACATCGAGCAGGTGCTGCCCGCGCTCGGCGAGCTGGAGGTGCAGCAGGCCACCGTCGACGACCTCGTCGCCCACGTCGAGGTGCGCGGCACGGACGAGGCGGCCACCGCCGTCGTGAAGGGCGACGCCCGGATGGCGGAGGTGCTGCGCCGGGCGGTCCGCTCGCACGTCGCCCTCCCCACCGAGCCGCTGATGGTGGTCCGCGGCTCCCGGCGCTGGCGGGTGCCCGCGTACGAACTGGAGGAGATGGTCCGGGAGCTGCTCGACCGGGACATCCGGTACGGGGCGGCCCGCGAGGCCCTGCCGCAGCGCATCGCGCACGCGGTCCTGGTGCGCATGGAGGAGGCCGGCGAGGCCCCCGACGACCGGGTGCAGAACGCCGTCGCCCGCAACGCCGCGGTCAAGGCGGTCGTGAAGGAGTGCTGGCCGGCGGTCGACCCGGCGAAGCTGGTGCTGCGCCTGCTGAGCGACCCGGAGTTCCTGGCGGCGCACGCCGAGGGCGTCCTGAGCGAGGACGAGCAGAAACTGCTCCTGTGGGCGAAGCCCGCCCGGAGCGTGAAGTCGGCGAAGTGGTCGGCGGCGGACGCGGTCCTCGTCGACGAGACGAAGGACCTGGTGGAGCGGACCCACTCGCTGGGCCACGTGGTCCTCGACGAGGCGCAGGACCTCTCCCCCATGCAGTACCGGGCGGTCGGCCGCCGCTGCACGACCGGTTCGGCGACGGTCCTCGGCGACCTGGCTCAGGGCACCACCCCGTGGGCCACCGAGAGCTGGGCGCAGGCCCTGGAGCACCTGGGCAAGCCGGAGGCCCACGTGGAGGAGCTGACGGCCGGCTTCCGCGTGCCGCGCGAGGTCATCGCGTACGCCTCCCGGCTCCTCCCCCACATGTCGCCGGGGCTCGCCCCGGTCGAGTCCGTACGGGAGAACCCGGGCTCGCTGGAGCTCCGGCGGGTCGCCGGGCCGGAGGAGCTGGACGCGGCCGTGATCGCGGCGTGCGTCGCGTCGCTCGCCCACGAGGGCTCGATCGGCCTGATCGCGGCGGACGCCCGCATCGCCCCCCTGGCCGGGGCCCTGGAGGCCGCAGGCCTGGCCCACCTCTCCCCCGGCGAGGAGACCACGGCCGACTCCCGCCTGACCCTGGTCCCGGCCTCGCTCGCGAAGGGCCTGGAGTACGACTACGTGGTCCTCGACGAGCCGGCCGCCGTGGTGGACGGCGAACCGGACGAGCGCACGGGCCTGCGGCGCCTGTACGTGGCGCTGACGCGTGCGGTGTCGGGGCT